A window of the Streptomyces sp. Ag109_O5-10 genome harbors these coding sequences:
- a CDS encoding glycoside hydrolase family 27 protein codes for MPTTTPLPSLLSLRRTLALILSAVLLAVAAPLIALATAPPAVALGNGLAPTPQMGFNDWNAYGCDVSEALIKSTAQAMHTNGMQAAGYSYVNIDDCWMTHSRDSGGRLVPDPAKFPDGIKGTADYVHSLGLKLGIYEDAGTATCAGYPGSLGHESTDAQSFASWGVDYLKYDNCNNTGVPARTRYTAMRDALAATGRPILYSLCNWGQENVWTWGADVGNSWRTTGDITSTFSSMLSIFHSNVALASYAGPGHWNDPDMLEVGNGSMTATENRSEFSLWAEMAAPLIAGTNIPQASASTLSTLTNSRVIAVDQDTLGKQGTMVSSAGGLDVLAKPLANGDVSVALFNETGSTATITTTAAAIGKTGASAYTLTDLWSGGSSTTSGTISASVPAHGTVMYRVAGGTSSGGGTGVTGELHAVGAGKCLDVPNSTTTAGTQVEIWTCNGGANQTWTHTASDLLTVYSGTGQMCLDAYNNQTTPGTKVEIWQCNGQSNQQWTLNSDGTITGLQSGLCLDVTGGATADGTLAELWTCNGSSGQQWTLG; via the coding sequence ATGCCCACGACCACTCCGCTGCCCTCACTGCTGTCCCTGCGCAGAACCCTGGCGCTCATCCTCTCGGCCGTGCTGCTCGCCGTGGCCGCACCCCTGATCGCCCTCGCCACCGCACCACCCGCCGTCGCTCTCGGCAATGGACTCGCGCCGACTCCGCAGATGGGCTTCAACGACTGGAACGCCTACGGCTGCGACGTCTCCGAGGCGCTGATCAAGTCCACTGCCCAGGCGATGCACACCAACGGCATGCAGGCGGCGGGCTATTCGTACGTCAACATCGACGACTGCTGGATGACCCACAGCCGCGACTCGGGCGGTCGCCTGGTGCCGGATCCGGCGAAGTTCCCCGACGGCATCAAGGGCACCGCCGACTACGTCCACTCGCTGGGCCTGAAGCTGGGTATCTACGAGGACGCGGGCACCGCCACCTGCGCGGGATACCCGGGCAGCCTCGGCCACGAGAGCACGGACGCGCAGTCGTTCGCGTCGTGGGGCGTGGACTACCTGAAGTACGACAACTGCAACAACACCGGCGTGCCGGCCCGGACCCGGTACACCGCGATGCGGGACGCGCTCGCGGCCACCGGCCGACCGATCCTGTACAGCCTGTGCAACTGGGGCCAGGAGAACGTGTGGACCTGGGGCGCCGACGTGGGCAACAGCTGGCGCACCACGGGAGACATCACCTCGACCTTCTCCAGCATGCTGTCGATCTTCCACAGCAACGTGGCGCTGGCCTCCTACGCCGGACCCGGCCACTGGAACGACCCGGACATGCTGGAGGTCGGCAACGGCTCGATGACGGCCACCGAGAACCGCAGCGAGTTCAGCCTCTGGGCGGAGATGGCCGCGCCGCTCATCGCCGGCACCAACATCCCCCAGGCGAGCGCCTCCACCCTGTCCACGCTGACCAACTCCCGGGTGATCGCGGTCGACCAGGACACCCTCGGCAAGCAGGGCACCATGGTGTCGTCCGCCGGCGGCCTGGACGTGCTGGCCAAGCCGCTCGCGAACGGGGACGTGTCGGTCGCGCTGTTCAACGAGACGGGCTCCACGGCGACCATCACCACCACCGCGGCCGCGATCGGGAAGACCGGAGCGTCCGCCTACACCCTCACCGATCTGTGGTCGGGCGGGTCCTCGACCACCTCAGGCACCATCAGCGCCTCGGTACCGGCCCACGGCACGGTCATGTACCGGGTCGCGGGCGGCACCAGCAGCGGCGGAGGCACCGGCGTGACAGGGGAACTGCACGCGGTCGGCGCGGGCAAGTGCCTGGACGTGCCCAACTCCACCACCACCGCAGGTACCCAGGTGGAGATCTGGACCTGCAACGGCGGCGCCAACCAGACCTGGACACACACCGCATCCGACCTGCTCACCGTCTACTCCGGCACCGGGCAGATGTGCCTGGACGCCTACAACAACCAGACCACGCCGGGCACGAAGGTGGAGATCTGGCAGTGCAACGGCCAGAGCAACCAGCAGTGGACGCTGAACTCCGACGGCACCATCACCGGCCTCCAGTCCGGCCTGTGCCTGGACGTCACCGGTGGGGCCACGGCCGACGGAACCCTCGCCGAGCTGTGGACCTGCAACGGGAGCAGCGGCCAGCAGTGGACGCTGGGCTGA
- a CDS encoding arabinofuranosidase catalytic domain-containing protein — protein MPGSTADHRRRRFPAPLPIARLPIARLPITSFLIALAMALAAWGTPAFATSPQTGTTIAVHDSAPGPAAAASLPCDIYAAGGTPCVTAHSTTRALFTAYDGPLYQIQRSSDHAYRDIGLLAPGGYADAASQVSFCAGTSCTITKIYDQTTRHNDLPISWGGYWKGPGPSGSDVGADAMALPVTAGGHQVFGVKVTPGVGYRIDHASGVATGSQPEGIYMVTSSNFTNQWCCFDYGSGENSHTDTGNATMNAVYWGNACWFGGCTGSGPWVEADLENGMFHTSTGSNKDPNNQGVHHPFVSAWLKNNGTSNFTLKYGDGAGGGLTTTFSGPLPNGYSPMKVDNSVLLGTGGDNSVSGQGEFFEGAMTAGYPSDATENAVQAGITAAGYGTSGGGGGTTGALRAVGAGKCLEVPGSSTTPGTQTQIRDCSGGANQTWSQTASGELSVSLAGSRLCLDASGQGTSPGTKVITWTCNGQSNQQWTLNTNGTVTSAQSGLCLDVSGAATANGTLVQLWTCNGQSNQKWTLS, from the coding sequence TTGCCCGGATCAACAGCCGACCACCGGCGAAGGCGCTTTCCGGCCCCGTTACCGATCGCCCGGCTCCCGATCGCCCGGCTCCCGATCACCTCGTTCCTGATCGCCCTGGCGATGGCCCTGGCCGCGTGGGGCACTCCGGCCTTCGCCACGTCCCCGCAGACCGGCACCACCATCGCCGTCCACGACTCGGCCCCCGGCCCCGCGGCCGCCGCGTCGCTGCCGTGCGACATCTATGCCGCCGGCGGAACGCCGTGCGTGACAGCCCACTCCACGACCAGGGCGCTCTTCACGGCGTACGACGGACCGCTCTACCAGATCCAGCGGTCCTCCGACCACGCCTACCGCGACATCGGGCTGCTCGCCCCGGGCGGGTACGCCGACGCCGCCTCCCAGGTGTCCTTCTGCGCCGGCACGTCGTGCACGATCACGAAGATCTACGACCAGACCACCCGCCACAACGACCTGCCGATCTCCTGGGGTGGCTACTGGAAAGGGCCCGGTCCGAGCGGATCGGACGTGGGAGCCGACGCCATGGCCCTGCCGGTGACCGCGGGCGGCCACCAGGTCTTCGGCGTCAAGGTCACCCCCGGTGTCGGATACCGCATCGACCACGCCAGCGGCGTCGCCACCGGCTCCCAGCCCGAAGGCATCTACATGGTGACCTCGTCGAACTTCACCAACCAGTGGTGCTGCTTCGACTACGGCAGCGGCGAGAACTCCCACACCGACACCGGCAACGCCACCATGAACGCCGTCTACTGGGGCAACGCCTGCTGGTTCGGCGGCTGCACCGGAAGCGGCCCGTGGGTGGAGGCCGACCTGGAGAACGGCATGTTCCACACCAGCACCGGCTCCAACAAGGACCCGAACAACCAGGGCGTGCACCACCCGTTCGTCAGCGCGTGGCTGAAGAACAACGGCACCAGCAACTTCACCCTCAAGTACGGCGACGGTGCAGGCGGTGGACTGACCACCACCTTCTCCGGCCCCCTCCCCAACGGCTACTCACCGATGAAGGTCGACAACTCCGTCCTCCTCGGCACCGGCGGCGACAACAGCGTCTCGGGACAGGGCGAGTTCTTCGAGGGCGCGATGACGGCGGGTTACCCCTCCGACGCCACCGAGAACGCCGTCCAGGCCGGCATCACCGCCGCCGGGTACGGGACGTCGGGCGGCGGGGGCGGCACCACCGGTGCGCTGCGCGCGGTGGGCGCGGGCAAGTGCCTGGAGGTACCGGGCAGTTCGACGACACCGGGCACCCAGACGCAGATCCGGGACTGCTCCGGCGGGGCCAACCAGACCTGGTCGCAGACCGCCTCCGGTGAGCTGAGCGTCTCACTGGCAGGCAGCCGCCTGTGCCTGGACGCCTCCGGGCAGGGCACCAGCCCCGGCACGAAGGTCATCACCTGGACCTGCAACGGCCAGAGCAACCAGCAATGGACGCTCAACACCAACGGCACCGTCACCAGCGCCCAGTCCGGGCTCTGCCTGGACGTGTCGGGCGCCGCCACCGCCAACGGAACCCTCGTACAGCTGTGGACCTGCAACGGCCAGTCCAACCAGAAATGGACGCTGAGCTGA
- a CDS encoding ricin-type beta-trefoil lectin domain protein, with protein sequence MSAIRRLLRRLRASTAVLTGLLLAVGGLVGAVAAPAHAATSITVDGASGGRTFDGVGAISGGGGNSRLLTDYPEPQRGQILDYLFKPGYGASLQILKTEIGGDTNSTSGAEPSHQHTRSDLNCDRGYEWWLMEQAKARNPDIKLYGLAWGAPGWIGGGNFWSTDMVDYLVSWLGCARQHGLAIDYLGGWNERGYNVSWYEQLRTALNSDGYGSVKIVAADSDWTVANDVNSNAAFAAAVSVIGTHYPCGYRSSQANCSVPSAATSSGKPLWASENGSDDYNGGAPAMARGINRGYIDGRMTAYLNWPVVAAITPNLPYPTMGLALASQPWSGHYAIGKNTWVMAHTSQFTAPGWKYLDSSSGYIGGNRNNGSYVSLKSPNGADYSTVIETMDAGSAQTLNFDVTGGLSGGTVHVWSTDVNSSNPADYFVHTADVTPSGGGFSLTVQPHRVYTLTTTTGQGKGTATGPAQGAMSLPYQDTFDGYTTGTEAKYLMDWQGAFEVTACGGGRGGKCVRQMSPQKPITWDALSDPHALLGDVGWSNYTVSSDVLLEQPGYAELIGRANGQDYSSTGGLNGYHLRVSDTGAWSILNSSTSGTVSTLAHGTTTALGTNRWHTLALTFSGTTISAVIDGSTVGSAADRTWAGGQVGYATSQGETAQFDNLSLTPGSGGGGGGTTGAIVGSASGRCVDVPNQSQTSGTQVELWDCNGGSNQQWTSTPAGELRVYGNACLDSAGSGTSPGTKVDISGCTGGSNQKWTLNADGTITGAQSGLCLDATGAATANGTLLELWTCTGAGNQKWTRE encoded by the coding sequence GTGTCAGCAATCAGACGGCTACTGCGGCGCCTGCGCGCCTCGACCGCCGTGCTCACGGGCCTCCTCCTGGCCGTCGGCGGCCTTGTCGGCGCCGTCGCCGCCCCGGCGCACGCCGCCACCTCGATCACCGTCGACGGAGCGTCCGGCGGACGGACCTTCGACGGAGTCGGCGCGATCAGCGGGGGCGGCGGCAACAGCAGACTCCTGACCGACTACCCCGAACCCCAGCGCGGCCAGATCCTCGACTACCTCTTCAAGCCCGGCTACGGGGCCTCCCTGCAGATTCTCAAGACCGAGATCGGCGGGGACACCAACTCCACCTCCGGTGCCGAGCCGAGCCACCAGCACACCCGTTCCGACCTGAACTGCGACCGGGGCTACGAATGGTGGCTCATGGAGCAGGCCAAGGCCCGCAATCCGGACATCAAGCTCTACGGCCTCGCCTGGGGCGCGCCGGGCTGGATCGGCGGCGGGAACTTCTGGTCCACCGACATGGTCGACTACCTGGTCTCGTGGCTGGGCTGCGCCAGACAGCACGGCCTCGCCATCGACTACCTCGGCGGCTGGAACGAGCGAGGCTACAACGTCTCCTGGTACGAGCAACTGCGCACCGCGCTCAACTCCGACGGCTACGGCAGCGTCAAGATCGTCGCGGCCGACTCGGACTGGACCGTCGCCAACGACGTCAACTCCAACGCGGCCTTCGCCGCGGCGGTGAGCGTCATCGGCACGCACTACCCCTGCGGTTACCGCTCCTCCCAGGCCAACTGCTCCGTGCCGTCGGCCGCCACGTCCTCCGGCAAGCCCCTGTGGGCCAGCGAGAACGGCTCGGACGACTACAACGGGGGAGCACCCGCCATGGCCCGCGGCATCAACCGCGGATACATCGACGGCCGGATGACCGCGTACCTCAACTGGCCGGTGGTCGCAGCGATCACGCCGAACCTGCCGTACCCCACCATGGGCCTCGCCCTGGCCTCCCAGCCCTGGTCCGGCCACTACGCGATCGGCAAGAACACCTGGGTCATGGCGCACACCAGCCAGTTCACCGCCCCGGGCTGGAAGTACCTCGACTCCTCCAGCGGCTACATCGGCGGCAACCGGAACAACGGCAGCTACGTCTCGCTGAAATCCCCGAACGGCGCCGACTACTCCACCGTCATCGAGACGATGGACGCGGGCAGCGCCCAGACCCTGAACTTCGACGTCACCGGTGGCCTGTCCGGCGGAACCGTCCACGTCTGGTCGACCGACGTCAACTCCTCCAACCCGGCCGACTACTTCGTGCACACCGCCGACGTCACCCCCTCCGGCGGAGGCTTCAGCCTGACCGTGCAACCCCATCGCGTCTACACCCTGACCACCACGACCGGGCAGGGCAAGGGCACCGCCACCGGCCCCGCCCAGGGCGCCATGAGCCTGCCGTACCAAGACACCTTCGACGGCTACACCACCGGCACCGAGGCGAAGTACCTCATGGACTGGCAGGGCGCCTTCGAGGTGACGGCCTGCGGCGGCGGCCGCGGCGGCAAGTGCGTGCGCCAGATGAGTCCCCAGAAACCGATCACCTGGGACGCGCTGTCCGATCCGCACGCCCTGCTCGGCGACGTGGGCTGGAGCAACTACACCGTCTCCTCCGACGTGCTGCTCGAACAGCCGGGATACGCGGAGCTGATCGGCCGCGCGAACGGCCAGGACTACAGCAGCACCGGCGGACTCAACGGCTACCACCTGCGGGTGAGCGACACCGGTGCCTGGTCGATCCTGAACTCCAGCACCAGCGGCACCGTCTCCACCCTCGCCCACGGCACGACCACGGCACTGGGCACCAACCGGTGGCACACTCTCGCGCTCACCTTCTCCGGGACCACCATCAGCGCCGTCATCGACGGTTCCACGGTCGGCTCCGCCGCCGACCGCACCTGGGCCGGCGGACAGGTCGGCTACGCGACCAGCCAGGGCGAGACGGCACAGTTCGACAACCTCTCCCTCACCCCCGGAAGCGGCGGCGGAGGAGGCGGCACGACCGGCGCCATCGTCGGGTCCGCCTCCGGCCGGTGCGTGGACGTGCCCAACCAGTCGCAGACCTCCGGAACCCAGGTGGAGCTGTGGGACTGCAACGGCGGCAGCAACCAGCAGTGGACCAGCACACCGGCCGGTGAACTGCGGGTCTACGGCAACGCCTGCCTGGACTCGGCGGGCAGTGGCACCAGCCCCGGCACCAAGGTCGACATCTCGGGCTGCACCGGCGGCAGCAACCAGAAGTGGACGCTCAACGCCGACGGCACCATCACGGGCGCCCAGTCCGGCCTGTGCCTGGACGCCACCGGCGCGGCCACGGCCAACGGCACCCTCCTGGAGCTGTGGACCTGCACCGGCGCCGGCAATCAGAAGTGGACACGCGAGTGA
- a CDS encoding endo-1,4-beta-xylanase, translated as MITPENEMKWDTTEPSRGTFNFGPGDQIVSHATAHGQRMRGHTLVWHSQLPNWVSSITDANTLRSVMDNHITTEMTHFKNKIYAWDVVNEAFADGSSQHRSSVFQNVLGNGFIEEAFRTARAADPSARLCYNDYNIENWSDAKTQGVYAMVRDFKSRGVPTGCVGFQSHFGTGGPPSSFQTTLSNFAALGVDVQITELDIAQAPATAYANTVKACMNVARWAGITVWGIRDSDSWRSGDNPLLFDGGGNKKPAYGSVLSALGGGGGGNPGGIVPGTVYSLTDVAAGRALDVPGGQTANGTSLQVWDANSAANQQWRASQNSDGSYTLTNVGSGRVLDEPGGRTGNGTRMEIWDANGGANQHWRASRNGDGSYTLTDVASGRALEVPAGQTADGSPVQVWDSDGGAHQHWNLG; from the coding sequence ATGATCACGCCCGAGAACGAGATGAAGTGGGACACCACCGAACCCTCTCGCGGCACCTTCAACTTCGGGCCCGGCGACCAGATCGTCAGCCACGCCACCGCACACGGGCAGAGGATGCGCGGGCATACGCTCGTTTGGCACTCTCAACTGCCCAACTGGGTCAGTTCCATCACCGACGCGAACACCCTGCGCAGTGTGATGGACAACCACATCACCACCGAGATGACCCACTTCAAGAACAAGATCTACGCCTGGGACGTGGTCAACGAGGCGTTCGCGGACGGCAGCAGCCAGCACCGCAGCTCGGTGTTCCAGAACGTGCTGGGCAACGGGTTCATCGAAGAGGCCTTCCGCACCGCCCGGGCCGCCGACCCGTCGGCCAGGCTCTGCTACAACGACTACAACATCGAGAACTGGTCGGACGCCAAGACCCAGGGCGTCTACGCCATGGTGCGCGACTTCAAGTCCCGTGGCGTGCCCACCGGCTGCGTCGGCTTCCAGTCCCACTTCGGCACCGGCGGCCCGCCGTCGAGCTTCCAGACCACCCTGTCGAACTTCGCCGCGCTCGGCGTGGACGTACAGATCACCGAACTGGACATCGCGCAGGCACCGGCCACGGCGTACGCGAACACCGTCAAAGCCTGTATGAACGTGGCCCGCTGGGCCGGCATCACCGTCTGGGGCATCCGGGACAGCGACTCCTGGCGGAGCGGGGACAACCCCCTGCTGTTCGACGGCGGAGGCAACAAGAAGCCCGCCTACGGCTCGGTCCTGAGCGCCCTGGGCGGCGGTGGGGGCGGCAACCCGGGCGGCATCGTCCCGGGGACGGTGTACTCCTTGACAGACGTCGCCGCGGGCCGGGCGCTGGACGTGCCGGGCGGGCAGACGGCCAACGGCACGTCCCTGCAGGTCTGGGACGCCAACAGCGCCGCGAACCAGCAGTGGCGGGCGAGCCAGAACAGCGATGGTTCGTACACGCTGACGAATGTCGGCAGCGGGCGGGTTCTCGACGAGCCGGGTGGCCGGACGGGCAACGGCACGCGGATGGAGATCTGGGACGCCAACGGCGGTGCCAACCAGCACTGGCGGGCGAGCCGGAACGGCGACGGTTCGTACACCCTGACCGACGTCGCCTCCGGCAGGGCGCTGGAAGTGCCCGCAGGGCAGACCGCCGACGGAAGTCCCGTCCAGGTGTGGGACTCCGACGGCGGCGCCCATCAGCACTGGAATCTCGGGTGA
- a CDS encoding RICIN domain-containing protein, translating into MRMTARPGIAALVTGIVMTLLLALVTTAPSQAASGTSLSVHLASTRGPSTGVGEGFLYGISQDGTQPADQFLQPLGINAFRGGGWFSGGWIRDGYQYGSATRADLDSITAQARRLTRPPYHAQYQVLVSDIYGANGGQPSDTKYPCDNGDCSNWIGFIDATVGALQASGLTFAYDIWNEPDISVFWTRGVNSAQYFQMWDTAYREIRRIAPGARIVGPSLAFTPQRNPGEWQTWLAHVKAAGTVPDMISNHNEGDVDDPVTVAQSLRNALSSAGIGPLPLSSNEYQPADRQTAGVTAWYLARFAQSGYTNAMRGNWVCCTTPNLTGVLTQSGGTWQPTGNWWALRDYADMTGTLVDTSGQTGSTAVAASEDSAAERAVALIGDANGYTGAASVTFDGLSSVPWLANAGNVHVTVHRIPDQAPLSAPQTVYDQTVSASGGSITVPFTFQGSHDAFAVYLTPASSGGTGFPDGHHQLVVADDNLCLDVYGHSTAADAVIDQWTCNGQDNQRFLFVPAADGYGELRPQHSGQDVAVAGSSTTAGTPDIVQQAPGPAANALWLPVRQSDGSYAFQNRNSGLCLDVYGAGSTPGQQLDQWQCKNAPGTNQDFVVR; encoded by the coding sequence ATGAGGATGACAGCGAGACCCGGCATCGCGGCCCTGGTGACCGGCATCGTCATGACACTGTTGCTGGCGCTGGTCACGACCGCCCCGAGCCAGGCCGCCTCGGGCACGTCGCTGAGCGTCCACCTGGCCTCGACCCGGGGACCGTCGACCGGCGTGGGGGAGGGGTTCCTCTACGGCATCAGCCAGGACGGCACCCAGCCCGCCGACCAGTTCCTGCAGCCGCTCGGGATCAACGCGTTCCGCGGCGGCGGATGGTTCTCCGGCGGTTGGATCAGGGACGGCTACCAGTACGGGTCGGCGACCCGGGCCGACCTCGACTCGATCACCGCGCAGGCCCGGCGGCTCACCCGGCCGCCCTACCACGCCCAGTACCAGGTGCTGGTCAGCGACATCTACGGCGCCAACGGCGGCCAGCCCTCGGACACCAAATATCCGTGCGACAACGGCGACTGCTCGAACTGGATCGGCTTCATCGACGCCACGGTGGGGGCCCTGCAGGCGTCGGGGCTCACGTTCGCCTACGACATCTGGAACGAGCCGGACATCTCCGTGTTCTGGACCCGGGGTGTCAACAGCGCCCAGTACTTCCAGATGTGGGACACCGCCTACCGGGAGATCCGCCGCATCGCCCCCGGGGCGCGGATCGTCGGGCCGTCCCTCGCCTTCACCCCGCAGCGCAACCCGGGGGAGTGGCAGACCTGGCTCGCACACGTGAAGGCAGCCGGCACCGTCCCCGACATGATCAGCAACCACAACGAGGGTGACGTCGACGACCCCGTCACCGTCGCCCAGAGTCTGCGCAACGCCCTGAGCTCGGCCGGCATCGGCCCGCTGCCTCTGTCCTCGAACGAGTACCAGCCCGCCGACCGGCAGACCGCCGGTGTGACGGCCTGGTACCTGGCCCGGTTCGCGCAGTCCGGATACACCAACGCCATGCGCGGCAACTGGGTGTGCTGCACCACGCCGAACCTGACGGGAGTGCTCACCCAGAGCGGAGGCACCTGGCAGCCGACCGGCAACTGGTGGGCCCTTCGGGACTACGCCGACATGACGGGAACCCTGGTCGACACCTCCGGCCAGACCGGCTCCACGGCCGTAGCCGCCTCCGAGGACTCCGCCGCCGAACGCGCCGTGGCGCTCATCGGCGACGCCAACGGGTACACCGGCGCCGCGTCCGTGACCTTCGACGGACTGTCCTCGGTGCCCTGGCTGGCGAACGCGGGCAACGTCCACGTCACCGTGCACCGCATCCCGGACCAGGCCCCGCTGAGTGCGCCGCAGACCGTGTACGACCAGACTGTGAGTGCCTCCGGCGGCTCGATCACCGTGCCGTTCACCTTCCAGGGCTCGCACGACGCGTTCGCCGTCTATCTGACCCCGGCTTCCTCCGGCGGCACGGGCTTCCCGGACGGCCACCACCAACTCGTCGTCGCCGACGACAACCTGTGCTTGGACGTCTACGGCCACTCCACCGCCGCGGACGCCGTGATCGACCAGTGGACCTGCAACGGGCAGGACAACCAGCGGTTCCTGTTCGTGCCGGCCGCCGACGGCTACGGCGAACTGCGCCCCCAGCACTCCGGCCAGGACGTGGCGGTCGCGGGCAGTTCCACGACGGCCGGCACACCGGACATCGTGCAGCAGGCTCCCGGCCCCGCCGCCAACGCCCTCTGGCTGCCCGTGCGCCAGTCCGACGGGTCCTACGCCTTCCAGAACCGCAACAGCGGCCTGTGCCTGGACGTCTACGGCGCCGGCAGCACTCCGGGACAGCAGCTGGACCAGTGGCAGTGCAAGAACGCACCGGGCACCAACCAGGACTTCGTCGTCCGCTGA
- a CDS encoding alpha-L-fucosidase, with protein MTASPRPISRRRLLAASGAAAAVGLLRFAPQAAATDGPASYTATWSSVDQHPPAPAWFKDAKFGIHYHWGAFSVPAYGNEWYPRNMYVGGSSENQHHIATYGDPQVWPYHNFIDGARDKAGNYVQFAPRLASQGGSWDPDAWARLFKSAGARFAGPVAEHHDGFSMWNSRANPWNSVQHGPRLDLVALHAQAIRAQGLKFMASLHHAYHFNGYYDHVPSQSDPALRILYGQQGTAAENKLWYDKLVEVIDGYQPDLLWQDFDLNLVQESYRLQFLAHYYNQAVAWNKDVVATYKDGLDNKGEVFDFERGGPADLLTPYWLTDDSISSSSWCYTVGIGYYTTQALLHSLIDRVSKGGTMLLNIAPTADGTVPSAQQSILLAMGDWLGRFGEAVYGTRSWSAYGEGPTKMGGGSFSGPVAGKPQDVRFTRSQDNKVLYATALGWQGATMTVATLNSNQINLSTLTGAQLLNNSAGTYVNLPAPTQDASGLHLTMPSTNPPFTALAYTVKLTFSGDIPVLGAPGGSTTWVKIANVTSGLVLDSGGNVASGSGLKQWDYDGSANLQWQLIDLGNGYCRIMNRANGLAADSWGNAANGAPARQEAWNGGNNQQWSLNSLGGSRYQIINRGTGTALDGSGSTAVGSTTVLWAPNSSTNNQWTVTGV; from the coding sequence ATGACCGCCTCCCCCCGCCCGATCAGCCGACGCCGCCTGCTCGCGGCGAGCGGCGCGGCCGCGGCCGTCGGACTGCTGCGTTTCGCACCTCAGGCCGCCGCGACCGACGGCCCCGCGAGCTACACCGCGACCTGGTCCTCCGTGGACCAGCACCCCCCGGCACCTGCCTGGTTCAAGGACGCCAAGTTCGGTATCCACTACCACTGGGGCGCCTTCAGCGTCCCCGCGTACGGCAACGAGTGGTATCCGCGCAACATGTACGTCGGCGGCTCGAGCGAGAACCAGCACCACATCGCCACCTACGGCGACCCCCAAGTGTGGCCGTACCACAACTTCATCGACGGCGCCCGCGACAAGGCCGGCAACTACGTGCAGTTCGCGCCCAGACTGGCCTCCCAGGGCGGCAGTTGGGACCCGGACGCCTGGGCCCGGCTGTTCAAGTCCGCGGGCGCCAGGTTCGCCGGCCCGGTCGCCGAACACCACGACGGCTTCTCGATGTGGAACAGCCGGGCCAACCCGTGGAACTCCGTCCAGCACGGCCCCCGGCTCGACCTGGTCGCCCTGCACGCCCAGGCCATCCGCGCCCAGGGCCTGAAATTCATGGCCTCCCTCCACCACGCCTACCACTTCAACGGCTACTACGACCACGTGCCGTCCCAGTCCGACCCGGCCCTGCGCATCCTCTACGGCCAACAGGGAACGGCGGCCGAGAACAAGCTCTGGTACGACAAGCTGGTCGAGGTCATCGACGGTTACCAGCCCGACCTGCTCTGGCAGGACTTCGATCTGAACCTGGTGCAGGAGTCCTACCGGCTGCAGTTCCTCGCGCACTACTACAACCAGGCTGTCGCCTGGAACAAGGACGTGGTCGCGACCTACAAGGACGGCCTCGACAACAAGGGCGAGGTCTTCGACTTCGAGCGCGGCGGCCCGGCAGATCTCCTCACGCCCTACTGGCTGACCGACGACAGTATTTCCTCGTCCAGTTGGTGCTACACGGTGGGCATCGGCTACTACACGACGCAGGCGCTGCTGCACTCGCTGATCGACCGGGTCAGCAAGGGCGGCACCATGCTGCTGAACATCGCTCCGACGGCCGACGGCACCGTCCCCTCCGCACAGCAGTCGATCCTGCTCGCCATGGGGGACTGGCTCGGCCGCTTCGGAGAGGCGGTCTACGGCACCCGCTCCTGGTCCGCCTACGGCGAGGGCCCCACCAAGATGGGCGGAGGCTCCTTCAGCGGACCGGTGGCAGGCAAACCGCAGGACGTCCGCTTCACCCGCAGTCAGGACAACAAGGTCCTCTACGCCACCGCGCTGGGCTGGCAGGGCGCCACCATGACCGTCGCCACGCTGAACTCCAACCAGATCAACCTCAGCACCCTGACCGGCGCGCAGCTGCTGAACAACTCCGCCGGCACCTACGTCAACCTGCCCGCACCGACCCAGGACGCCTCCGGCCTGCACCTGACCATGCCCTCGACGAACCCGCCGTTCACCGCCCTGGCGTACACGGTCAAGCTCACCTTCTCCGGTGACATCCCCGTCCTCGGCGCACCGGGCGGTTCCACGACCTGGGTGAAGATCGCCAACGTGACCAGCGGACTGGTGCTCGACAGCGGGGGCAACGTCGCCTCAGGCTCCGGCCTCAAGCAGTGGGACTACGACGGAAGCGCCAATCTGCAGTGGCAGCTGATCGACCTCGGGAACGGCTACTGCCGGATCATGAACCGCGCCAACGGCCTGGCCGCCGACAGCTGGGGCAACGCCGCCAACGGTGCACCCGCCCGGCAGGAGGCGTGGAACGGCGGCAACAACCAGCAGTGGTCGCTGAACAGCCTCGGCGGCAGCCGCTACCAGATCATCAACCGTGGCACCGGCACCGCCCTGGACGGCAGCGGCAGCACCGCGGTGGGGTCCACCACGGTGCTGTGGGCGCCGAACTCCAGCACCAACAACCAGTGGACGGTCACCGGCGTGTGA